One Nicotiana tabacum cultivar K326 chromosome 23, ASM71507v2, whole genome shotgun sequence genomic window, ataactaatacttgcattagttatacatcatgCTTGGTATTAGcctatgtataagtaatgcatagaaaatcatgacattagtaataccaaggctattaatgcaatgcattagtatggttaaagacaaaattgtccttacagtcccttaaagctagagaatatggaggacatttatgtaaacaactatttttcttaaaaattatgcactgcattataatttttaatacaccacaccaaacagtttataagaaataatatctgcataactaatgcttgcattagtaATCCATGCATTACTAATCCCAATATTACTAATACACTATATTTTGTACTATTCTtatacatcctaccaaacgatcccttagtctcataattgaaaatttaagttagaaaagtggaccgaatatggacctatgtgtaaaagaccttggatttgaattttgatgattccaatagctctgtatggtaattttgggcttaggagcgtgtccgaaatattatttggaggtccgtagaggaattaggcttgaaatgccgaaagtttaatttttgagaagtttgattggggggttgactttttgatatcggggtcggaatccgattctgaaaattaaaatacctctgttatgtcatttatgacttgtgtgcaaaatttgaggttaatcggacgtgatttgataggttccggagtcgtttgtagaaattaaaattttcaaagttcattaggcttgaattggggtgtaattcatggttttagcgttgttttaggtgatttgagggttcgactaagttcgtataatgttttaggacttgttgatatatttggttgaggtcccgaggggctcgggtgagtttcggatggttaacgggttagattatggacttggaactctgctggaatttttctgatgcaccatctggtttccttcatcgcgttcgcgagtggagcctcgtgttcgcgaagagaaacTGAGAGGCTGGTaatattttctcttcgcgttcgcgaagagaagaacgcattcgcgaagggtggactgggtgtgcatcgcgaatgcgagaagTGTTAGGCGTTCGTGAAAAAGAGAGGAAGCAACtgaggaccccaggcaattggtctacgcgttcgcgtaggaggtgTCGCGTTCGTGTAGTAAGGGGGaacaaagcatcgcgttcgcgatgggttgaacgcgttcgcgtagaaggcactgaggcagaggcattttgtgcttcgcgaacgcgagggtgatgtcacgttcgcgaaggaggaatttggagaAGAAAAGCCTGGGTAGTGAGtttcccattttcagtttttgacgatttggagctcgatttgaggcgatttttgggtgattttcagagaaaataatggggtaagtgttcttaactcaatattggttaagttacccgaatccatggttgtttttatcatttaattggcgaattaagttggaaaagtttgaaaaccctcgtagtttaaattgaagatttgagggtcgagttggagtcagattttgataaaattagtatggttagactcgtggttgaatgggcttcttttgtcgagttccgagatgtgggccccataggcgatttttgaactaattttcggatttttattgaaaattattattttcttatggaattaatttcaatgaattttattgactgaaacgaattatttatggccagattcgaggcgtttggagaccaattcacgaggaaaggacattgcataATAAGAATTTCAAGGCTTGatgtaagtaacaattttaaatctggtcctgagggtacgaaaccccggattttggtatcatgcgattattttggaggtgacgcacatgctaggtgacgggcgtgtgggcgtgcaccgagagaattgtgacttggtccgtcccgaaaaactgtaaagttgaataatttattgttagctatatgctctctatgtgttgataaaatttgactgtaaatcatgttagaaatcatgtttaggctatgtgatagtactgttgggacccacaaagatcgtgtacttgttgaattgcctgctaaatgctatatgtactcagtctcagtttttacttgcatattttatcttagtctctgttattattattattgatacatcatatcattgttgtttgggctgatttcatgattattgagagcccgagggactggagagatttatgactgagtgaggccgagggcctgattgtgagatattgatactatagtacgtgagttgtccgtgcagcacgtgagttggccgtgcaaatccttatattatactatagcacgtgagttggcagtgcggatccttatattatactatagcacgtgagttggccgtgtagcacgtgagttggccgtgcagcacgtgagttggtcgtgcggatccttatattatactatagcacgtgagttggccatgcggatccttatattatactatgttgtacagcacgtgagttggccgtgcggatccttatattatactatagcacgtgagttggccgtgcagtacgtgagttggccgtgcggatccagatatttatattatggcacgtgagttgtccgtgcagcacgtgagttgtccatgcagattatagcgcttgggctgtaggaccccctccggagtctgtacacccctagtgagcgcatgtacccaTTAAGTGTGAGTGATGAGGgatgggagcccagtgagtgattgttgtcctaagaggctGTACTTGATTTtaatttgttgttgcacttagttgctatctgtccttgttgtgaaatctctaaaagattgttgatatacggattacatgaacaggaactgtataaaaaattaatttgacattaaactgtcagatttgatagcatgtctattctttgctggaattactagaaatgaaccataactgtgtagctcgttactatcttcagttccttatttattattgttacttgctgagttggttgtactcatactacaccctgcacttcgtgtgcagattcaggtgttcctggacatagcgggtgttgatcctttcgcgcggttgattttcaggagattttgaggtagctgccgtgttccgcagaccttgtctctccttctctatctctttgtttacagtatttggtctcagactattatggactatatttttcagacttgtattcatattagatgttcatgtactcagtgacaccaggttttggggagtgtttgtattgtatttaaatattatattttcaaccttaaagagaagttttggtttattgatattatcggcttgcctagtatcgagataggcgctatcacgacaggttgggattttggatcgtgacagttctCATCACTGAACCTCAAGGGCTGAGGTACGTAGAGCTAAGGGGATTTGAAGTCCGTTCatcgaaaaattatactgtaaTTAGGGCAAAAATAATCTTTTGGTATTTATAAAATGCTGAATTCTCTTGAAATAAGAGGAGAGTTGAGTGTAGTCAGGGGCAGGTTCAGCCCTTTGGTATCAGGTTCATCTGAACCTAATACTTTCAATGCGtagcataaatttatgtaaaaattaattataattataatatttaGTAGATATGAACCTATAACTTAAAAAACATAATGAGTTCAAAACTAAAAACTTGAACTCATAGAGTTTAAATCCTATATCCGTCTCTGAGTGTAGTGGCGAAGAGAATGCAAAAATTGCTTTAGGTCATAGATTCAAATCTCATGTGTGATATTCTAGTATTTTTCTGAATCCCCTTAAACTAATTTATGACTCGGCTATATTTTCATGCAAGCATGAAAATAAGCATTTTTAATCTATTTGCTTCGCCCCCATCATCGCCGTAGTTCACTATATGACACCGGCATTATTAGCAATATTAttgacaaagaaaagaaagaacaataACTCAAGTAACCTAATTAAGGGAAGCAACCAGATAAAGGCGCGACCAGGAAATGATTGAAGATATTGTTATTTTATAATGTTTTGAGGATTAGGCTCACGTACAtaacaaacaagaaaagagagcATCTAAATTCTAATCTAATGCCTCGGTTAATTTAGCCTAATCAGAGGCAAATATAAATTTTATGCTAGAGGGTGCCGAGTACCAAAGTAATTGCAGCAAAGAGTGTGTCTTAATGGTCAATAGAGTGAGAAAAAATTACAAATGTTTCAGGTTAGACAAAATATATCAAGTAGACATTTGAACATAAAAAACTGTAAGATctgaaaaaagtaatttttaaagttaaagttgaaaaaagaagttaaaaattgaaattatatttggacatccatttcatttaaaaaaatatacagttttgcaagagaaaaatattatttacttgaaaaagagaaaaaatcatctttaaaattgttttaaatttatcttcaaatattcaATAAAATGTATAACCAAACAATATTTTGAAGATGAGtttcgaaaaaaagaaaaaaatatatatatggacAAATGGGTCATAAGTAATTTCTTTCCATCCCAAACAATATTTTGTGTTGGAGGGAGTATGAAATTAGTCGATATTCACATAAACTAACCCGAACGCGACTGATATTAAAAACAAATCACTGCAGTTATATTTTTTCGTGGTTGCGAACGTAttatgtatattatgtatatgcAATATTTTTCAAGTAtatacataatttaaataaataaatacatccaACCTCGTCAATATATGGACTACGTTCACCTATCATAATGTGGTGGTAATTgtgcaaaaacaaaaagaaagtgaaattggTGAGCATTTGGACAGTAGTTGGAGTCGGATCCGGTCAAACGAGGTCACTGCTAATTCAAAGTTAATGCCATGTGCCCTACTCTTCTATCAATTCATTCAGTTGTAGTATTCATTAACGGTGTACTAAAAAACTTTTATATTATCAGCTCATCAAAAAACAATTAcatttaaatattataaaaagtAACATTAGAGACATGAAAACCAAGGTAAATTACGTGCCACAACATATTAAAGTACACTTATAATGTAAAAGTTTTGTACAATTGAGAGGGCGGCACTAGAGTATAGCTTACAGTTTTGATCGAACCAAGTAATTTTGGTCAGTTTATGAATTCTTACAATAACTTCAAGTTAATAATTAGGTTCACGGTAATGAATTTATTAATACAAATACAAAATCTTAGCAAAAGTTACTAGGTTCATGAGAACTCACATCTTAGCCTCTAGGTCCGCCATCGACTTTGGTCTAAACTTTTACATTAGTAATTTGTCAACTCAACGACTTAAAATGACTTTAATTCTGAACGTATAAACTTTAAATCCGCAAAATCTCGTACCAAATAGTTGCAAGTTACATGCATGTGCACGTGCGTCTGATGCTAGTCATTGACCTTTCCCCCTCTCTCGAGAGACTTTCGAGATACGAATGTGCATAGGATATTACATTAATCAATTCCTCATTTACTTCTATTCAGCATTCAGCTTCGACACTGTCAAAGTTGCAGTCCTTTACACGTTAAGGGATCTATATATAACACCCTAGGACTAGTACatttttctcatcccaaaacaaaGAAATCTCCTAATTAGTCTCTTAGCGACTGAATAATAAGGGTGTCGGGATTCTATTCATCATTGCTCCTGTGCTGTAAAAAAGTGCAGAGCAAATTAGAGTAGAAACATTATGGGGTTCAAATGGATGAATATGTTGTTGTTTTGTGCGTTATTTGTCGTAGGAGCAATGGCTGCTGCACCAAAGAAGCCAATGGATGTACCATTTGGAAGAAACTATGAGAATAGCTGGGCTCCTGATCATGTCAAATACTTTAATGGTGGCAGTGAGATCCAGCTCTTCCTTGACAACCGCACTGGTAAAATATTACTCATTTCTTAGTGTATTAGCTTTCGAGCTGTGGAAGCATAGTGTAGGTTGTCCCCGTCCCGTCACACCTTTTGAATGCGGCTCTTTCTCGAACCCTACGGGATGCCTTGTGCACCGAGCTACCCTTTTTAGTGCATTTGATATAACATAAGTCATTTTTCAGGAAAATATCTATCGTTTTTATAACggaaatattttccaaagtaaagggataaaTGACTTTGCTTTCTTACGGGAAAAAAAGTGACTTTCCGCTAGCTCTACGGTTAGACATTATTGTTAATCTTTagtactcaaaaatttcatttaaaCCCTCTCCGATTTGCTAATACTATTATTAACTTTTACTTAATGTATATTActtaaaatagatattcaatcggacctatttactagctatcgcttttgttttgcatctttctcctggatttcatgttgtttatatttttcctatgatttctgtgatgatactgatattgtctccttttgtctttttgttctcTTGAACCGAGGGTATTtcagaaatagcctctctacctctTCGGGATAGAGATAAGgtttgcgtatacactaccctctccagactccactagtgagatttcactgggttgttgttgttgttgtagatattCAACCAACCAAACATCGGAACACATTAATTTTTCATGGAAATATTTTTTCCAAGTATTAGCTCCACATTGCTGATCTGCTCCATGTTGTCTGTAGTATAATGTtatagttttctttcttttctttttggtattgaTGTTATGGTGAAAGTATAAAAAGTCAAAATTTCtgattttggttttgttttgggaCATAGGAACTGGCTTCCAATCAAAAGGATCTTACCTATTTGGGCACTTTGCTATGCACATAAAGATGGTTGCTGGTGATTCTGCAGGCACTGTGACTGCTTTCTATGTAAGTCTTAGCATAAAGtatattaaattattaatatAGTATTATCAACAACAAACCTAGTGGTCCGATAGGTGGGGTCGGTGTAGATTATTATATATATCGATATCGCTTGACAATAATATAAAGTAAATATTAATTTGCAACAAAAAGTAAAGTCGTAAAAACTTCTACAGATCCCGACTCAATCTCATATACAAGTTAAGTTGTGATAATAAGCTGACGCCCCTTGTACAAAATAATAAGTTGACGCCACTTATACAAAATCTTGTGTTTCTGGCTTATTTATTAGTTTTTGTTTGTCCTGGAAATTATATTTACGGTAAAAACTTACCTGTATCGGGTGTTTACACTCAAACAATGAATGTAAGTCATATGTCATGcacaaatttatcaattaaccaTGATTTGTTGATATGTATTCTTACTCTAACTTTTAGTTaacaaaatgactggtcgggtgtAAAAATCCGATACGGATAAGTATTTACCCTATATTTACATTTATTGCAGTTGTCTTCACAAAATAATGAGCATGATGAAATAGATTTTGAGTTTTTGGGGAACAAAACAGGAGAGCCATATGTTGTACAGACAAATGTATACACAGGAGGGAAAGGTGACAAAGAGCAGAGGATTTATTTATGGTTTGATCCAACCAAAGATTACCACACCTATTCTGTTTTGTGGAATCTCCACCAGATTGTGTAAGCAActttatttcatgtttctattgcGGTTTTTTATTCATTTTCTGAACCCGAGACCTCTAGTTAACGTTATTCATCCTACCACAATCTGATCTAATGTTACCTTCTCATTTCCTTCCCTATACTATAATACTTAATTCTAGAATTAATTTCTCAAATGATCatcaaatttataattttttctataaaGATCATTAAACtgatttttctcattttaaaaTTATTGAACTTTTGATTGGTTACTAAGAAAATTATTTCGGCCAGAAAATCAATTAAATATGACAGGAATGCCAAGCAAGCATGTCAAATCAGCTAAAACGTCATTTTGACGTAGAAATGACATCAGGTGGCTACTCAAAATGCTGATgtttaataattatttaattttttgagATAAAAATGTCCTGAAGCTAcgattgttttttaaaaaaattcattaaatatgatCGGGATGCCATGTAGGCATGTCAAATCTGCTAAAGTAGGCACGTCATTTTGACTCCAGCAAACTTTGGACGTGTTTCATTGCGACCCCTTTATTAATTTGACCCATTTTGACGCGTCCAAGTTTAACCCAACCCTTTCATTACCCATCTAAAATtactgaacttttcattttaaAATTACTAAACTTTTAATTGGTTActcataaaatattttcgggtcaAATAGACATGTCAAATCAATTAAAATGTTATTTTGGACGAGTTACATCATGACATGTTTATCAATTTGACTCGTCCCCAATCCGTTTGTTTGACACCTCTACTTGTAATATTTTATGATAAACTAATTAAGGGCATGCAATATTTATTGAGACTTGAAATTAAACATTGTGAAAGAGGAGCCTTGGACCAACTATAAAGTTGTTTTCGTGTGATCTATGGGTCACGAGTTCAAGTCGTGAAATCAGTGTAGACTACCTACATTATGccccttggggtgcggcccttctcCGAACCCTGCATGAACACGAGATACTTCATGTATCGGACTACCCTTTTACTTGAATTAACCACTATATGCATATATGCAGGTTTTTTGTAGATGAGTACCCAATCAGAACGTTCAAGAACAGCAAAGATTTAGGAGTCAAATTTCCATTTGACCAACCAATGAAGATATACTCAAGTCTATGGGAAGCAGATGATTGGGCAACAAGAGGTGGACTTGAAAAAATAGATTGGTCAAATGCACCTTTTGTTGCATCTTACAAAGGATTTCACATAGATGGATGTGAAGCCTCTGTAAATGCAAAATATTGTTCAAATCAAGGCAAGAAATGGTGGGATCAAAAAGAATTTCAAGATTTGG contains:
- the LOC107808205 gene encoding xyloglucan endotransglucosylase protein 2-like; the protein is MGFKWMNMLLFCALFVVGAMAAAPKKPMDVPFGRNYENSWAPDHVKYFNGGSEIQLFLDNRTGTGFQSKGSYLFGHFAMHIKMVAGDSAGTVTAFYLSSQNNEHDEIDFEFLGNKTGEPYVVQTNVYTGGKGDKEQRIYLWFDPTKDYHTYSVLWNLHQIVFFVDEYPIRTFKNSKDLGVKFPFDQPMKIYSSLWEADDWATRGGLEKIDWSNAPFVASYKGFHIDGCEASVNAKYCSNQGKKWWDQKEFQDLDKQQWRLLRRVRDKYTIYNYCTDKKRFATMPKECRRNRDVPRKSSKKSP